In the Wyeomyia smithii strain HCP4-BCI-WySm-NY-G18 chromosome 2, ASM2978416v1, whole genome shotgun sequence genome, one interval contains:
- the LOC129722260 gene encoding uncharacterized protein LOC129722260, with protein MVDISSIIEGTVKFRDGKKWKSRWCVMRKLSPVADCLHLQLYRDSKDRYKNGQTKASLSLQHFLGVESGFTLDKESNTIAIICQDVIVVLAFDTRERLIQWQVKISNNLGDDLQYLVLVSSAPPKAKLATGPARMHIQDHRFCLTTGVPPRLTGMWNIQHLRRYGVVDNRFCFEGGSSCGKGEGLYVFVTDLGDEITHTLKMASQGKLASKKRAAARKISAFDSPRKGAESRCTNYNDEICTVHIENSTCTCRTAYWPSTESRDLDSNYGCGDTASVSEGHDSINDMDSFPRSTVANLERCMSCISKLGAPSMSRSSTVTGTPGAVAPMPAWHTLTEHNNHINQSHIAKTPALDRMSLCSRGSSNTSEYSIPRQTCAPSQHGPESWYEKVPATQLTCMHNRPTSPCQCCPPGRPPKPKEISLHITAPIHSAMMSCKSPQPSHIGPYENYDIPKTPVAIDDSGNTTENYDTPKKIQEYLLKEANSSGKSEVGSYGNYDTPLSLSNAVCGCLHGNESQNAAKPEKELSGPRVDCTCNRVMSWADNWIPLPLCKRGNGIENTGVQINKIKLSGEGKMPVVDASKENAIYATVDMTKKIRKRLEGACECDINESESVKCEQKSSYDNYEDVEILTETQKANYANLEFEKSLENYENSKEVLQRAGLSLHDFEREQKICHKCGHPNSVSKDADNTKTESQVADKQENYVMMEPTNLKSKFPGYIPMSPAAPTTVTDAEPSPASPTAPPLPFKSDLLKQRMSRIIGEKSASNPSLCGPAVDRSRKRIDDETRVPGSAMLKGTTSPYTRKQLLDHSDLLPCDKRLSPRKRSASAESSRFLDDGEEAESPLSGTASPSTETLQKPSTSTCNIEIRRLSSPCVHQETEPCPAEACCDKTSVPVETEDDISASTNPSQNSQSVYIRRSESVPCKAQNRDSSSSNDSGVSTGSLRQRGTDFTEFELPLTTAMSARRHQRHVLPQQGCVHSSLPRRSKSFDPLRELTFQFQKIRVPEKSTSAEAEVPICPPKTKAYGSPDIMATTTVPYIDSRSTSSGTSDMSDYIETLSLSSHSSSDTPEGMRHIRQATSTLRPRSGKEYQNIDRSILSLTQAGSESSLKHAGTPSQLRGLLPCSANYANITPVPENAESPSPGYQSGTSPQDGQVQHFLFKNSS; from the exons ACTGTCTTCACCTGCAGCTGTACCGTGACTCCAAGGATCGGTACAAAAATGGTCAAACCAAAGCGTCGCTCTCGTTGCAGCACTTTCTGGGCGTCGAGTCCGGCTTCACACTCGACAAGGAATCCAACACGATAGCAATAATCTGTCAGGATGTGATAGTGGTTCTTGCGTTTGACACTCGCGAAAGACTGATACAGTGGCAG gttaaaatatcaaacaacCTAGGGGATGACTTGCAATACCTAGTGCTGGTCTCGTCGGCGCCTCCCAAGGCCAAACTGGCGACTGGACCAGCACGAATGCACATCCAGGATCATCGTTTCTGTCTGACAACGGGAGTTCCACCACGACTGACTGGCATGTGGAACATTCAACATCTCAG ACGCTATGGGGTGGTGGATAATCGCTTCTGCTTCGAAGGCGGCTCCAGCTGCGGTAAAGGCGAAGGACTATACGTTTTCGTTACGGATCTCGGGGATGAGATTACCCATACACTCAAAATGGCATCCCAGGGTAAATTGGCGAGTAAAAAGCGAGCAGCAGCTAGAAAAATTTCAG CTTTCGACAGTCCCCGGAAAGGAGCGGAATCTCGTTGCACCAACTATAATGACGAAATCTGTACGGTTCACATTGAAAACTCTACATGTACCTGTCGGACGGCTTACTGGCCCTCGACGGAGTCTAGAGACTTGGATAGTAACTATGGTTGTGGCGATACAGCTTCCGTGTCCGAAGGACACGACAGTATCAACGATATGGATTCATTCCCTCG GAGTACCGTGGCCAACTTGGAGCGCTGTATGAGTTGCATCTCCAAGCTGGGTGCCCCCTCTATGTCGCGAAGCTCCACAGTTACGGGAACACCAGGAGCTGTAGCACCGATGCCGGCATGGCACACACTGACCGAGCACAACAATCACATTAATCAGTCGCACATCGCAAAAACACCAGCACTAGATAGAATGTCCCTCTGTTCTCGCGGTAGCAGTAATACTTCTGAATATTCCATACCACGACAGACCTGTGCTCCCAGTCAGCACGGGCCAGAATCGTGGTATGAGAAGGTTCCGGCTACTCAGCTGACTTGTATGCATAATCGTCCCACGTCTCCTTGCCAGTGTTGTCCTCCCGGAAGACCACCGAAGCCTAAAGAAATTTCCCTTCACATCACAGCTCCAATTCATTCGGCTATGATGTCTTGCAAGTCCCCTCAACCGAGTCACATTGGTCCCTACGAAAACTATGACATCCCAAAGACTCCCGTTGCTATTGACGATAGCGGCAATACCACGGAGAACTACGATACACCTAAGAAAATACAAGAGTACCTGTTGAAGGAGGCTAACAGCAGCGGAAAGAGCGAAGTTGGCAGCTATGGCAACTATGACACGCCCCTTTCACTAAGCAATGCAGTATGTGGTTGTTTGCACGGTAATGAGAGTCAAAATGCAGCGAAACCGGAAAAGGAATTGAGCGGTCCACGTGTCGATTGTACCTGTAATCGGGTAATGTCCTGGGCCGATAACTGGATTCCATTGCCACTGTGTAAGCGAGGAAACGGGATTGAAAATACGGGTGttcaaatcaataaaattaaactGAGTGGTGAAGGTAAAATGCCTGTTGTAGACGCTAGTAAGGAAAACGCCATTTACGCGACTGTAGATATGActaaaaaaattcgaaagcGGCTCGAGGGTGCTTGTGAGTGCGACATAAACGAAAGCGAAAGTGTTAAATGCGAGCAGAAATCAAGTTACGATAATTACGAAGACGTGGAAATACTTACCGAAACTCAAAAGGCAAACTACGCTAACTTGGAATTCGAAAAATCCCTCGAAAACTACGAAAACTCAAAGGAAGTGCTCCAGAGAGCAGGTCTCTCTTTACACGATTTCGAACGTGAGCAGAAGATCTGCCACAAATGTGGTCACCCCAATAGTGTTTCGAAGGATGCTGACAACACCAAAACAGAATCCCAAGTAGCTGATAAGCAAGAGAACTACGTCATGATGGAACCTACCAACCTAAAGTCCAAGTTCCCTGGTTACATCCCAATGTCCCCAGCCGCTCCAACAACAGTCACCGATGCCGAACCTTCTCCAGCATCGCCAACAGCTCCTCCGTTACCGTTCAAATCAGACCTTCTGAAGCAGCGAATGAGTCGAATTATTGGAGAAAAATCCGCGAGCAATCCAAGCCTTTGCGGGCCAGCAGTCGATCGAAGTCGAAAACGGATAGACGATGAAACGCGCGTTCCCGGAAGTGCCATGCTGAAGGGAACCACCAGTCCGTATACCCGCAAACAACTGCTAGATCACAGCGATCTGCTACCATGTGATAAAAGACTCTCCCCTCGGAAACGTTCCGCCTCCGCTGAGTCATCCCGCTTCCTAGATGATGGAGAAGAGGCTGAAAGTCCGCTGAGCGGAACAGCATCACCAAGTACTGAAACCCTCCAGAAACCATCCACTTCAACCTGCAACATCGAAATCCGAAGATTGTCGTCACCCTGCGTCCACCAAGAAACGGAACCTTGTCCAGCGGAAGCATGTTGTGATAAAACTTCGGTACCCGTCGAAACGGAGGACGATATTTCCGCATCTACAAATCCTAGTCAAAATTCACAGTCGGTCTACATTCGGCGATCGGAAAGTGTTCCATGCAAAGCTCAAAACCGGGATAGCTCGAGCTCCAATGATTCTGGAGTTTCTACTGGATCTCTGCGGCAACGAGGAACAGACTTCACGGAATTCGAACTACCACTCACTACGGCAATGTCGGCCCGAAGACACCAACGGCATGTGCTACCGCAGCAAGGATGTGTCCACTCGTCTCTTCCCCGGAGATCCAAATCGTTCGATCCATTAAGGGAATTGACATTCCAGTTTCAGAAGATCCGTGTCCCAGAGAAAAGCACTTCGGCCGAAGCTGAGGTTCCCATCTGTCCACCAAAGACAAAAGCATACGGAAGTCCGGATATAATGGCAACAACTACGGTACCGTATATCGACTCCAGGAGTACCAGTAGCGGAACATCCGACATGTCCGATTACATCGAAACACTTTCCCTGTCCAGTCACAGTTCGTCGGATACGCCCGAAGGCATGAG ACACATCAGACAGGCAACCTCGACTCTTCGACCGCGATCTGGCAAGGAGTACCAGAACATTGATCGATCGATTCTGTCGCTCACTCAGGCGGGCAGTGAGTCTTCGCTCAAGCATGCTGGCACACCTTCCCAACTGCGCGGACTACTGCCCTGTTCGGCAAATTACGCCAACATCACCCCCGTCCCGGAAAACGCAGAATCACCCAGCCCCGGCTATCAGAGCGGTACCTCACCCCAGGACGGACAAGTTCAACACTTTTTGTTCAAG